The Desulfovibrio sp. G11 region GTTGGAGCGTAAAGGGCATCTGGCCCATCTGCGGGCTGAATTGAGCACCGAAATAAATCAGGTCAACGGCAAGCTGGCCGCAGTCAAGGCTCAATTGGCCCTGTGGGAAACCCCGCCCGGCAGCAGCTCGTATCAGGACCTGACACAAAGAGAAAAAAAGCAGAGCAGCGCCATTCCCGAGCTGATCATTGAACAGGCTAACCTTGAAAGCCTGGTCGCAGTGCTCCGCCAGCAGTTGGATCAGATGCCGCTAAGCCCTGAAATGGGACAGCGTATCACCATCGCCCTGCGCAAACCCGTAACCGGCAAACAGTTGAAGGTGGCGTACAGCTATCAGTTGAACAACTGCGGCTGGCGCCCTGTATACAGCTTTGATGCCAGAACCGGCAGCGGCAAGAGCAATGAAACTTCCGTGCGGCTCATGGCCGAGATATGGCAGCTTTCCGGCATTGACTGGAGTGGCGCGCAGCTTACCCTCATTTCACGCGGTGAAGGCCCACGTGAGCCTGCGAGTCTGGGCAGATGGGTGATAGATTCCCAAGTCCCTGTTCCCCAGCCTGCCCGCGCAGCGCGCAAGACTTTTACCCGGGAGGCCGCAGTGGCGCTGTCGGTCGAGGCAGATGCTGTGCCTGCAGAACCCCCGGTCGTACATGACGGCAGTGCAGTTTTTGCGCGCTGGAACCTGGCTGTGCGTGGTCTGCCCGAAGGGCGTTCGCGACTGCTTATTGTTGAAGATATGTGGAAAACGCCTTTGCAGTGGCTGGCCCGCCCCATTGTGGGCGACAGCCGTGTGTGGCTTATGGGCAAATACAGCCTGCCGTCCGAACAGTCATGGCCGGACGGCGCAGCCGAATTCTGCGTAGATGGTCAGGGCGTTGGACAAGGATTTTTTACCCCGCGCGGTGGAGAGGCGACCCTGTACTTCGGTCCCGACCCCCGTGTGCATGTTAACGTGATCGTGAACAGCAAGCGGCGGGGCGAAAGCGGTTTTATAGAAAAAAGCCGTACCTGGACCTGGGCATGGACCTATGTGCTGACGAATACGCACAAGGACGCCATTAACGTACGGGTGGAGCGGCCCATGCCAATGATTGTCGATCAGGGTGTGTCTGTTTCCTATAATGATTCACCGGCTTCTCAGCAGGTGCCCGATGAGCACATGCTGCTGTGGAACATTGAAGTGCCCGGCGATGGCAAGGCTGAAATAAAGCACTCCGTGTCCATCACGTCTTCCAAAGAAATGCCGATGCTTACCGACATTCCTTAAGGAATGTGCAGGTTTTGATTCGTGCGATACAAGGCCGCCCCGTATTCGGGGCGGCCTTTGCAACAAAAGGCAGCATGGCTGTCCGTCAAAGGAGCGCTCTCTTGAATTTTACCCCTGTTTTTTTTGATCTGGACGGAACCATCACGGATTCTGAAGATGGAATAGTCAACTCTGTGCAGTATGCGCTGGAACACTTTGGTGTTTCCTTACCGCGGGAAAGCCTGATTCCTTTTATCGGGCCTCCTCTGCGCGATTCATTTTCAAAAATTTTCCCCAATGATCCGAAAAAAGTGGAAAAGATCGTTGGTAAATACAGAGAATATTACACTGACCGGGGTATTTTCGAAAACCGTCTTTATGACGGCATAAGCGATCTTTTGCGCGATCTGGCAGAAGAGGGGCGTGTTCTGGCGCTTGCCACTTCCAAGCCCGAAACGTTTGCCCTGCGTATTGTGGAGCACTTTGACATAGCACGCTACTTTTCGTGTGTCGCCGGGGCAGAACTGAGTGGGCCGCGTAATAACAAGCCGGCTGTATTGCGCTACGCTTGCGATCGCCTGGGTGTGGTTCCTTCTGCATCCTGCCTGATGGTCGGGGACCGCAAGTATGATGTAGCCGGTGCGCATGAGGTAGGGATGCCGTGTGCCGCGGTTTTATACGGATATGGCCCGGAAAAGGAACTGAAAGAGGCCGGGGCCGATTGGTTGTGCCCTGACGTGAAATCCTTGCGGGTCCTTTTGCAGCAACGGAATTGAAGAAAAAAGTTCAGAGCAGGCTGTGCTGCCTCTCAGCTTTTTTCAGGCTGGGTACTGCGGGGTTTTATGTCCCGGCTATTTTAGAGCAGTTAACGCTTCAAATGATTACTTGATGGTCGGCAAAGCCGCCCTACAATCATTTGGCTACAAGGATCTGCCTCCAAATCCTTGTCGGGCATTTCAAGTGTGAAATGCGCCAAGAGCGCTCTTCGGCGTTCAACCGTGGCAGGCGCATGCTGGCAAGCTCCGTCCACAAGTACTCCGCAGGGACTGAAGCAATCGGCCATTGCGGCGAACGCCTGCTCGCGCGGCCGCCGAAACAGGACGGGGAGCATGGCCTTATTGCCAAGCCTGAGACAAAAGCGCTGTAATATCCATTTTTTCGGCATCAATCCCAGTAAGGGAGCGCTCAATCTCAAGTCCGTGCTCTTTGCTCAGGTCCAGAAATGCCGGACTGATAGATCTGCCGAGAGGGTCAAAGGCTATGATAACGCAGGGCTGTGCGGGAAAGCTGGGGTTTGAGCGGCAAACAATACCCTGTTCGCCGCTGGATAGCTGTACCGGCGTACCAACGGGATAAATGCCCATCATCTTGATGAAGCGCTCCACATAACCTGGAGCCCAGGCCTGACCGCGCATCTTGTACATGACAGCCAGGGCAACATTGGCCGGCATGGGGGTTTTGTACACCCGCTTGGCCGAAAGGGCGTCATAGTTGTCGCTTACTGAAAGAATGCGTCCGTAGATGCCGATCTTTTTTCCTGCCAGCCGATAGGGATATCCTGTGCCGTTATGCTTCTCATGGTGCTGCGCAACAGCCTGCAAAACCTCCGGAGGCATGTTGTCTGCCTTTTTCAGCTGATTATAGCCCAGAATCACATGAGACTGCATGATCTCTTGTTCGTTGGGCGTAAGCCTGCGCGGAGCATTGAGAATCTCCTGCGGAATGAACGCCTTGCCAAAATCGTGAAACAGACCGGCCATGCCCACCAGATGAAGTTTTTCTTCAGGCAGGCCAAGGTAATGCGCATAGGCCACTGCAAAAATGGTCACATTGACCGAATGGGTAAAGGTATATTCGTCAGAACTTTTGAGCTTGGACAGTGAAACAAGCGCGTCCACATTGCGGTTAAGGCTGTTGACAATGGATTCTACGTAAGGCTGGGAAGCCGCAACATCAATAGCACCCCCTTGTGCGGCCTGCATGAGGCTGCGCACATGGTCAAAAGAGTCTGCATAGATTGCAGTGGCTTTGGGGGTTTCTTCGTCCAGAGAGACCAGGGGGGCCTTGGGATCAGGCCAGACATCTTCTTCCTGAGCGGTTACGAGCTCATCCATCTGGCGAAAACGTGAAGGGTCGTGATAGGCTTCTGTGTAGCCCTGGCTGATAATATGGTCGATCTCTTCACGTGACGTGATAAGCCCTTCTTCCATATACACTAGAGGGGCCTTGATCCATGAAAGGCCGGGATTGACGAGATACATCCCGGGTACAATGTCGGCAACAGTTATTTTTACTGACGCCATGGCTAAAAATACCCTATATGGCCGGCCACGGTACTATGCTACCGTGGCCGGGTTTTCAAATATGAGGGGGATTAGCCAATGTCCCAATCAAGCCCGAAGGTATCGTGCAGGATGCGGACGGCCAGTTCAACGTATTTTTCCTGAATCAGGATTGTGATCTTGATTTCAGAGGTGCTTATCATGAGGATATTGATGCCTTCATGAGTGAGGGCAGCGAAGGTGCGGGCAGCAACTCCGGAATGGTTGCGCATGCCCACACCGATGGCGGACACCTTTGCCACACTTACGTCGTGCAGAATTTCTGAGGCACCGGTCTTTTCGGCCACAGCTTCCATCACTTCGAGCGTTTGCTGCAGGTCTTTACGCGAGATGGTAAAGGTAATGTCTGTATGGCCATCCAGGCTCGTGTTCTGCACGATCATATCAACAAGGATGCCTTTTTCGGAAAGCGGACCGAATACGGCGGCGGCCATTCCCGGTACATCCGGCAGATCGCGAATGGTTACGCGGGCTTGATCTTTATCATAGGCGATGCCGGAAACAAGAACGGCTTCCATTGTGGAATCCTCCTGAGTAACGAGAGTGCCGGGATCACTACTGAATGTGGAGCGTACCCGTACGGGAACTTTATATTTTTTGGCAAATTCTACTGAGCGGATGTGCAGAACCTTGGCCCCCATGCTGGCCATTTCCAGCATTTCTTCATAGGCCACACGGTCCATTTTGCGGGCGGTGGAGCAGATGTTGGGGTCTGTGGTGTAAACGCCATCCACATCTGTGTAGATTTCGCATTCGGCGGAACCCATGGCCGCAGCAAGAGCCACTGCCGAAGTGTCTGATCCACCCCGTCCGAGAGTCGTGATACGGCCGTTTTCAGTACAGCCCTGAAAACCTGCAACTACCAGCACGTCATGATCTTTCAGAAAGCCATACAAGGCCTTGCTGTTGATGGAAAGAATACGCGCGCGGCCAAAATCATCATCGGTTGTAATGGGAATCTGCCAGCCCAGCAAAGACCGGGCGCGAATGCCGGCATCCTTGAGCAGCATGGTGAACAGGCTGATGGAAACCTGTTCGCCGGTGGCCACAAGGGCATCGCATTCCGCACTGTCGGGGGTGCCCGACCATTCGCCGGCCAGAGCAAGAAGCTGGTTGGTTTCGCCGGCTCTGGCCGACAGTACGGCTATAACCTTATAGCCCTTTTCCAGACCGTGCAGAACCTTTTCCCGCACCTGCTTCATAGATTCAAGCTTGGCTACCGACGTGCCGCCAAACTTTTGCACCAAAATTTTCATGCCTGTATCCATTGCCCACAATCCTTCACAGTGTACAACAGGCCAATTGCGCGAACGCAGTTCTGTAGCGTTCAGACTTTGCTTACAGTCCATTGCTCGCACAAATGGCGCAACAGGGCCTCGGCCTTAAAGCCGGAGGCTTGCAGCGTCAATAAGTGACCTTCTTCGCATGCCTTCAAGGCGATGTCCAGATATTCTTCCGGCCGCTCCTGATCCGGCAGAAACTCTGCCCATTCAATTATAATTAAAGTACGCAGGTTATCAAGAGCTTCCAGCAGGTCTTCGGGCAAGGATCCCGGGCAGCGGTAAAGGTCGCAGTGCAGTACGGGCGGCACTGTGGGATAATGGTTGCACAAAGTAAAAGAGGGGCTGGCGACCTCTGCCTCTGTGCCGCCGGGTAAACCCAGAACCATAAAGCGTGTCAGCGTTGTTTTGCCGCTGCCGAGATCTCCGCGCAGCAAAAGGGTTTTCACTTCGGGAGCGTTTTCCAGGGCGCGCACGAGCAGGTCGGCAAAACAGCGGGTATCATCAAGGGTGGCAAGAGTTATCTGGGCCATGCAAGGTCATCTTCCTGGTCTTGGCTGATGGTGTGAAAAACATGAGGCAGGGCATCCGCGATGGCTGCGGCCGTATTGCCGCGCACGGGCCACTGATGGGCAAGTGAGCGCCCGGCCAGGGCGTGCAGGGCCACACCTTGTCCGGCCACGATAAGGGACGGCCCTCCGGGAAAGGCGTGTTCCGGATTGGAACTATATGTGAAACCCGGCTTTGAGGCCAGCAGGCCGCCCAGGCAACCTGCCAGTACATCGCCCGAACCGCCTATGGCCAACTGCGGCACGTCATATGGGCAAATGCCGGTAGGGCTTTCCTTTTGCCGCACCAGAGTTCCGGCTCCTTTAAGGATGTTGACTCCACGGTTGAGCGAACAGAGTCCGTCCAGCGCAGCCCATCTGTCAGCCTGCACCGCCTGGGCGGAGAGCCCCAGGAGCATGGCGGCTTCACCGGGGTGGGGTGTGAGGATGTCCTCTTCCTGCACTGCGTCCAGGAGGTCACGCTCCTGTGCCATTACGGCCAGGGCGTCTGCGTCAAAAACCGTAGGAGGGCGGCGAAGCATCATCAGGGCGCGTAAAAAGGCGGCGGCATCCCGGCCACGGCCCAGGCCAGGGCCTACTACCAGAGCGCTGCTGCGTTGCAGCAGGGCGGCAAGGGAGTCTGGAATGCTTGTGGGCCAATCGTGATCGCTGCCTTTCAGGGCAAGCGTCATTATTTCAGGCCAGCCGCACCTGATGTCGGCTGCTGCTCCGGCAGGGGCCGCTGCTGTTACAAGGCCGGCTCCAGCTCTTAAGGATGCGCGGGAGGCCAAGTGCGCCGCTCCGGCATACCCTGACGCGCCGCCAAGGACAAGTACATGCCCATATGTGTTTTTGAAACTGTTTTCAGGCAGGCTGGCAGGAGAGCCAGGTTGCCCAATGCAACGCGCATCAATAAGATATGCCGAGCAGGGGGCGTTGCGGCGTACTATGGACGGTAGGCCGATGTCACATACGTGCACCCGGCCTGACCAGGGGCGTGCGCAGGGAAGGGCCAGTCCCGGTTTGCCCGCGACGAAGCTTGCGGTGGCCGTGGCCCGCACAGCTTCAGGTTGCGGTTGCCCCGTGCGCGCATTCAGCCCTGAAGGAATATCGAGCGCCAGCACCAGCCGCTGTGGGGCAAGGCTGTTGACGGTTTCAATAAGGGCCTGTGTTTGTGGGCGCAGCAAACCGCTGAAGCCCGTTCCCATGATGCCGTCAATAATAATATGGGGCAGGTGATCCGGGGGGAGCCGCCACTTGCCCCTGTTCCAGCGTAGCGGAAAAAAAGGCACGCCCGAAGCCCTGGCAATGGCGACGTGTCTGGCGCACGCGCCCTTGCAGCGGCGCAGGGGCTTTGCGTGGAGGACCACAGGACGGGCGTGGGCATCAACAAGGTGGCGCGCAAGGCAGACGGCATCGCCGCCGTTGTTGCCGCTGCCCATGAAAAGCCATATGCTTTTTCCCGCAAGGTCCGGGCAGTAGCGGCGCAGGACATGCAGTGCAGCCCGCGCAGCATTTTCCATAAGCAGGATTTCGGGCAGGCCGAGGTCTGCCGCGCCCTTGTCCCAGGCACGCATTTCTTCAGGCAGGGGCAGGGGAGGGAAAAAGGGTGGGGGGCAGGCAGGAGCGGGCATTATAACGCCTCCAGAACTACCACGGCCACGGCAGATGAGCGGTCATGGCTGATCGATACATGGCAAGAGGTCACGCCCATATCCCGGGCGCATTGCAGGGCGGCCCCATGCAGGCGCAGTTGCGGTTTGCCGCCGGAAGTTGCTACTGTTTCCACAAGAGTGGGACCGATCCCCTGGCTGAAACCCGTTCCCAATGCTTTCACGGCGGCCTCCTTAACCGCAAAACGCCCGGCTATGTAATTGACGGTCAGAGTGGGCATTGCGGCCATCTCTTCGGGGCTGAGAACTTTTTCGGCAAAGCGGCGTCCGAAGCGTGTGAGGCTTTTTTCTATGCGCGCAAGCTCAACAATATCAACACCCAAGCCGACAATCATGCGTCATCGCTCCGTTGTGAAAAAAAGTATATTTCAGGGGAATACCCCCTAAAGGGCTGGTTGCCCAATGAAAAAAAATGTCGTATATGCGGCCATTCGGAAAACTATTTTGACCCGTTCCTGGCTGTAACGTCAAGGGCGCAGCCAGGTCAGGACGCAGGAGAACGTCATATATGAAATTGTGCATTATCGGCACCGGCTATGTTGGTCTGGTCAGCGCCGCCTGCTTTGCGGAAATGGGCAATACCGTAACGTGCGTTGATGTGAATCCCGAAGTGGTAAAAAAGCTGAATGCGGGATCTGTGCATATATTTGAACCCGGCCTTGAGCCGATGGTGCGCCACAGTCGCGCAGACGGGCGGCTGACCTTCACTACCAGGCTTGAAGAAGGCATTGCCCAGGCTGATTGTGCTTTTATTTGTGTAGGCACGCCGCCGCAACCTGACGGCTCGTGCGACTTGAGCTTTGTCCGGCAGGTTGCCAGAGAAATCGGCCAGTACATGCAGAAAGACATGGTAGTTGTGGATAAGTCCACTGTACCTGTGGGAACTGCGGACGAAGTGCGCGGCCTCATTGACAAGGAATTGAAAAAACGTGGCGTGGATTTGCGTGTGGATGTGGTTTCCAATCCAGAGTTTCTTAAAGAAGGCGATGCCATTGCCGACTTTATGAAGCCTGACCGCGTGGTCATCGGTACGGATTCGGAGAAGGCCGCTACCCTTATGCGTGAGCTTTACTCACCGTTTGCCCGCACCCGGGATAAAATCATTGTTATGGGCGTGCGCAGTGCGGAAATGACCAAGTACGCGGCCAACTGCATGCTTGCCACGAAAATTTCATTTATCAATGAAATTGCCACCATCTGCGAACAGGTGGGCGCGGATGTGCGTGATGTGCGCACGGGCATCGGCTCGGATTCCCGTATCGGCTATCAGTTCATCTACCCCGGCGTGGGGTACGGCGGCTCGTGCTTTCCCAAGGACGTAAAGGCGCTTATCCGCACTGCGGAAAACGCGGGGGTCGAGCCGAGGCTGCTCAACGCGGTTGAGGCCGTCAATGCCAGACAGAAAAAATATATGGCTGCCCGGGTGGAAGAATACTTTGCGCCGCAGGGAGGCGTGGCAGGCAAAACCCTGACCATGTGGGGACTGGCCTTCAAGGCCAACACCGATGATATGCGTGAAGCCGCCGCCATTACCATTATCAATGAGCTGACGGCCAAGGGCATGAAAATTCGTGCATTTGACCCCGTTGCCGCTGACAATGCCCGTAGTATCTTTGCGGATAACAAGCTGGTAGAGATCGTGGATGACCAGTACGCGGCCTGTCAGGGCGCACAGGGCCTTATGGTTGTGACGGAATGGAACCAGTTCCGCAATCCCGACTTTGAAAAAGTACGCGGGCTGCTGACGGCGCCTCTGCTGTTCGATGGGCGTAACCTGTACTCTCCTTCCGCCATGGCCGAGCGCGGCTTTGCCTATTTTTGCATCGGCCGGGCAAGCGTTTAGCTTATAAGCTGCGCCGGATTGCAATGGCCTTGCAGTACGCCAAGGGGGGTGAACGAATCACGTTCACCCCCCTTTTTGTATATGTAAAGATGGTCGCCGTCGTGCTGTATATGGCGTTGGCCTGTCAATACGGTGCAGCACCAGCCTGCTGCAGGATAGTTTTGTCTGAA contains the following coding sequences:
- a CDS encoding DUF4139 domain-containing protein; its protein translation is MHTREKTQSRIRTHAAASGIRAALLALLLAVMATGSALAAQEKSSSAPIVPASPASPVAAILSPSGGLVQVEETLPVVMNDDMGILSFVLPGGAENLQISVPGHTIARWTSTPQALERKGHLAHLRAELSTEINQVNGKLAAVKAQLALWETPPGSSSYQDLTQREKKQSSAIPELIIEQANLESLVAVLRQQLDQMPLSPEMGQRITIALRKPVTGKQLKVAYSYQLNNCGWRPVYSFDARTGSGKSNETSVRLMAEIWQLSGIDWSGAQLTLISRGEGPREPASLGRWVIDSQVPVPQPARAARKTFTREAAVALSVEADAVPAEPPVVHDGSAVFARWNLAVRGLPEGRSRLLIVEDMWKTPLQWLARPIVGDSRVWLMGKYSLPSEQSWPDGAAEFCVDGQGVGQGFFTPRGGEATLYFGPDPRVHVNVIVNSKRRGESGFIEKSRTWTWAWTYVLTNTHKDAINVRVERPMPMIVDQGVSVSYNDSPASQQVPDEHMLLWNIEVPGDGKAEIKHSVSITSSKEMPMLTDIP
- a CDS encoding HAD family hydrolase, which produces MNFTPVFFDLDGTITDSEDGIVNSVQYALEHFGVSLPRESLIPFIGPPLRDSFSKIFPNDPKKVEKIVGKYREYYTDRGIFENRLYDGISDLLRDLAEEGRVLALATSKPETFALRIVEHFDIARYFSCVAGAELSGPRNNKPAVLRYACDRLGVVPSASCLMVGDRKYDVAGAHEVGMPCAAVLYGYGPEKELKEAGADWLCPDVKSLRVLLQQRN
- a CDS encoding HD-GYP domain-containing protein, coding for MASVKITVADIVPGMYLVNPGLSWIKAPLVYMEEGLITSREEIDHIISQGYTEAYHDPSRFRQMDELVTAQEEDVWPDPKAPLVSLDEETPKATAIYADSFDHVRSLMQAAQGGAIDVAASQPYVESIVNSLNRNVDALVSLSKLKSSDEYTFTHSVNVTIFAVAYAHYLGLPEEKLHLVGMAGLFHDFGKAFIPQEILNAPRRLTPNEQEIMQSHVILGYNQLKKADNMPPEVLQAVAQHHEKHNGTGYPYRLAGKKIGIYGRILSVSDNYDALSAKRVYKTPMPANVALAVMYKMRGQAWAPGYVERFIKMMGIYPVGTPVQLSSGEQGIVCRSNPSFPAQPCVIIAFDPLGRSISPAFLDLSKEHGLEIERSLTGIDAEKMDITALLSQAWQ
- a CDS encoding aspartate kinase, whose amino-acid sequence is MKILVQKFGGTSVAKLESMKQVREKVLHGLEKGYKVIAVLSARAGETNQLLALAGEWSGTPDSAECDALVATGEQVSISLFTMLLKDAGIRARSLLGWQIPITTDDDFGRARILSINSKALYGFLKDHDVLVVAGFQGCTENGRITTLGRGGSDTSAVALAAAMGSAECEIYTDVDGVYTTDPNICSTARKMDRVAYEEMLEMASMGAKVLHIRSVEFAKKYKVPVRVRSTFSSDPGTLVTQEDSTMEAVLVSGIAYDKDQARVTIRDLPDVPGMAAAVFGPLSEKGILVDMIVQNTSLDGHTDITFTISRKDLQQTLEVMEAVAEKTGASEILHDVSVAKVSAIGVGMRNHSGVAARTFAALTHEGINILMISTSEIKITILIQEKYVELAVRILHDTFGLDWDIG
- the tsaE gene encoding tRNA (adenosine(37)-N6)-threonylcarbamoyltransferase complex ATPase subunit type 1 TsaE yields the protein MAQITLATLDDTRCFADLLVRALENAPEVKTLLLRGDLGSGKTTLTRFMVLGLPGGTEAEVASPSFTLCNHYPTVPPVLHCDLYRCPGSLPEDLLEALDNLRTLIIIEWAEFLPDQERPEEYLDIALKACEEGHLLTLQASGFKAEALLRHLCEQWTVSKV
- a CDS encoding NAD(P)H-hydrate dehydratase yields the protein MPAPACPPPFFPPLPLPEEMRAWDKGAADLGLPEILLMENAARAALHVLRRYCPDLAGKSIWLFMGSGNNGGDAVCLARHLVDAHARPVVLHAKPLRRCKGACARHVAIARASGVPFFPLRWNRGKWRLPPDHLPHIIIDGIMGTGFSGLLRPQTQALIETVNSLAPQRLVLALDIPSGLNARTGQPQPEAVRATATASFVAGKPGLALPCARPWSGRVHVCDIGLPSIVRRNAPCSAYLIDARCIGQPGSPASLPENSFKNTYGHVLVLGGASGYAGAAHLASRASLRAGAGLVTAAAPAGAAADIRCGWPEIMTLALKGSDHDWPTSIPDSLAALLQRSSALVVGPGLGRGRDAAAFLRALMMLRRPPTVFDADALAVMAQERDLLDAVQEEDILTPHPGEAAMLLGLSAQAVQADRWAALDGLCSLNRGVNILKGAGTLVRQKESPTGICPYDVPQLAIGGSGDVLAGCLGGLLASKPGFTYSSNPEHAFPGGPSLIVAGQGVALHALAGRSLAHQWPVRGNTAAAIADALPHVFHTISQDQEDDLAWPR
- a CDS encoding holo-[acyl-carrier-protein] synthase, with product MIVGLGVDIVELARIEKSLTRFGRRFAEKVLSPEEMAAMPTLTVNYIAGRFAVKEAAVKALGTGFSQGIGPTLVETVATSGGKPQLRLHGAALQCARDMGVTSCHVSISHDRSSAVAVVVLEAL
- a CDS encoding UDP-glucose dehydrogenase family protein; the encoded protein is MKLCIIGTGYVGLVSAACFAEMGNTVTCVDVNPEVVKKLNAGSVHIFEPGLEPMVRHSRADGRLTFTTRLEEGIAQADCAFICVGTPPQPDGSCDLSFVRQVAREIGQYMQKDMVVVDKSTVPVGTADEVRGLIDKELKKRGVDLRVDVVSNPEFLKEGDAIADFMKPDRVVIGTDSEKAATLMRELYSPFARTRDKIIVMGVRSAEMTKYAANCMLATKISFINEIATICEQVGADVRDVRTGIGSDSRIGYQFIYPGVGYGGSCFPKDVKALIRTAENAGVEPRLLNAVEAVNARQKKYMAARVEEYFAPQGGVAGKTLTMWGLAFKANTDDMREAAAITIINELTAKGMKIRAFDPVAADNARSIFADNKLVEIVDDQYAACQGAQGLMVVTEWNQFRNPDFEKVRGLLTAPLLFDGRNLYSPSAMAERGFAYFCIGRASV